The genomic window GATGAAAGTGTTCAGCTAACTAAACAAATGTAGTCTCTTAACTTTCTCTTGAAACAAATAAGCAACGCAAAAGCATTAAGTACAATAACCGTACACCAACCGCAACCTTACCAAATGGACTCTTGATAGTGACAGGGGATGGCATCTCCAGGAACTCACTGGTTCCCTGTTTGTTGACGGCTGCCACACGGAAATAGAACTCATCTCCAGTGACAAGTCCCTTCAGTGTCCTCGTCGTCTGGTCGTCTGTGGTCTTGTCAGCGCGACTCCATGTCATGCGCATGGCCTCACGCTTCTCAATGATGTAGCCAGTGATGGGCGAGCCTCCGTCATCTTGAGGTGGCTTCCAGTCCAGCTGGACAGAGTCGCGGGTGATGGCCTTTGCTTCCAAAGGTCCCACTGGTTTTCCCGGTGGTCCTAGGAAAACAACATGAAAATTTCATTAAGATGAATTACAAACAACAAAAGATAACTTTGAAGCTCTAAAGGGAAGCATTATATGAGACATCATGTATGGCATAAAAAGACTtaccacagaaacacaaacacagaaaagagaataatacatacaaatacaaagtacaacACAAAGTACCGTATTTGATgaactacaagccgcgactttttttcaaaaataatcgcattgcggcttataaaaagatgcggctaaaacgttacctaaacttgaatagcattcacctaatggaagtcgccgcggattttcatttcgctcgattagcgattaccggtactttattagctctctactcaagactcggcgcttttctctttctttcgcgaatcttcgtttgtcaacaagtcgtcgtgacaagatagcgtacagagaaacatcggatgtatcaggatctcgcgcgtgcgagatttcgtttttttgtgtctcgcgatagttggaggagcaagagccgccatgttgtgttttcgtctgctcgaaatgtgcgcaaaagtcgtaaatcatcccaaaaaagcttattccggccgggactacatgtgtgtgttggttacaaattgtgtgtgtgatatttttcttcaaactttatcacttttcttctttgtttcacttgtttattctcggagccgattttgccaaataccgtactttcgttgcctggttgttttgattgattgacacgatctgattatatttttttcgacggcggctaatctagtgacgcggcctatacgtggctcgtcccaatttttttttttaaagtcgggggtgcggcttataaaacggtgcgtcttgtaatccgtcaaatacggtacatgtACAGAGTTTCGCAAGCTGACAAACATTTTGCTTTTAAACTAAATAGACTTTTTCAACTTGAGATtgacataaaaaaaaaggacaCAGTGACTTACCAACAGGCCTCTTTGGTGTAACAGCATCCGACTCAAGCGGTTTGCTGGTTCCCACTTTGTTGATGGCGAAGATTCTGAAGTAGTGCTTCTTGTCTGTGGCCAGGTTCTTTGCCTTGGTCTTGGTCAAGTCACCATCAACAATGGTCACCTCTGTCCAGGTTTCCTGGTTCTGCGACACCTCAATGCGGTAGTTAAGCACAGGGGCACCGCCATCATCTCGAGGCGCACGCCAGTCAAGGACAACACTTGTTGCATCCAAGTGACTGAAGTAGACGGGTCCCGTAGGAGGTTCAGGAACAACTGGAAGATATGTTTGATAGATGGTCAATAAAATGAGTACATCATACTGGCATAATAACCATATCATTCAACAAAGATGTTGATTCCACTAACATTTGTATCAAAATGATTAAATATTGGAACAGCTCTACTGAAAAAAGACAACTGCTGACTTATCTTTTTTTGCTGTAAATGACATTATTGCTGTGGTGTTGTGATTGTAAACTTGTGCAGCCCAATTGAAACAGAGTAAATATTGTTGTGTTCTAATCGTAAACTTGTGTATCAATTCTTGAAATACCATGCTTATTGTATTGTCTTTGCTCCCTACATTGGACTCCATCAATCAGGACAACCATTGCAAAAATTCCACAGTTCAAAACCAAATCAAATGACATTCTCACCAGCTTCCCTTGTTGGTTTGACCAGCTCCTTCATCTCAGTTTCTGGCCCAACTCCCTCCTCATTCTCGGCAGAGACACGGAAGTAGTACTCCTGTCCAGTCACCAAGCCATCCACATCTAAAGTCGTCACTGTGCCCTTGGTGGTTCCGGCCTTAACCCATGAACCCCAGTGCTTGTCGCGACGCTCGACGATGTAGGACTTGATCGGCAGTCCTCCGTCGCTGGTAGGTGGCTTCCATTTCAGCGACACTGCTGTTTCTGTGACGTCTGTTGCTGTCAGTGATTCTGGGGCTGATGGTTTCTCtgcagagacaaggagagattCATTAGTTTATAGCTATGGAATTACATATTGTGTGGGCCAAAAGCAAGTTTAGAGACTTGAAAAATGATAAAATTCTGTTGTTCCAGCTATGTCTTCAACCACAGCCATTTAAAATATGTCACGAAGTCTTGGTTTTGAGCCTATTATGTAAACCTTcatgtctttcttttccttaaataaacacacacaaaaacaagaaaagcttggagtagagaaagggagaatgtacgttctggctcaccgattccgacagaccctaaatattaacgcaaaataggcttctggactaaacttttactaaaatgaaacatgcgacaaaatcagaaaaatactgcataaatccatacaaaaaaaaatacagtaaagtaaggttgttttgaaccaatgccgggtctgtcggaatcagtaacccagaacgtacattctccctttctctgatacaacattcttaagctcaatacgctctctcatttacaaactttacttcatatgttctttcactgttagaattatatctgatacatgcaatgtgactgtctaaacgaatagttaactctttacaagtgattctatttttactttttcttcccgtcctatttgaatccccttttttaaaaactgctttttcagatcttctatatcgagtggcttgttatattcagctcgtgtttttgtttgaatacttgctttcttacttttgtagtcatcaaagtctgtttgtatctgtttgaattcttcgtcagaaacttttgaatcttcaagtgctttactgatagacagttttaggctagacaattttgatgatgcaagagtggaaatggattcgtgtttttcaagctttttcacaatttttttcattatagctgatgctataaatgataaaccaccaactgctgctgccacaccacctaggattagagaaactggagtccctactccggtagctaacagaattgttcccgttacacctgcagctgatgcaaggatagtagaaccagtgctggcattagaaaggctgttgtaagttgttgagtacttacgtctagcgcgagaatatttttctaattcatcttctagttgtttttgtatattactaatgtgtgccagtctgaattgttgactttctgctgcactttcatcaatattaggataaagcttcacactgctagtcatctttttaatgcaaaatataaaatatttatcttaattctcactggccagtgtttctgctaagctttgaagctgttcattgcttaacaccttatctgtatagtagaaagcaatcaaatcaagataagtaagattaatacttcttatttctgttaaattatttatatctgcgttaacaacaacattttggtttgacgtctgtttttttattgtgttagaatccttttgaacagcaataaatactctgacttcttcaacatttaatggtctccagttgagatttattcctctcattagaacagtgtttgtggtttcttcccttttcctgacaactatatcaaatatcatagttgcattctgccctattggaagcttgggtataaaatcgacaatggtgtcagcgtccttttcaacactttgttttctgtgaatgagatagttgttcttatggaaaggtttaactgcaacttctcccctgctgttaaacgcaggaacaaggctaacaattagtggttt from Littorina saxatilis isolate snail1 linkage group LG4, US_GU_Lsax_2.0, whole genome shotgun sequence includes these protein-coding regions:
- the LOC138965709 gene encoding myomesin-3-like, which encodes MKELVKPTREAVVPEPPTGPVYFSHLDATSVVLDWRAPRDDGGAPVLNYRIEVSQNQETWTEVTIVDGDLTKTKAKNLATDKKHYFRIFAINKVGTSKPLESDAVTPKRPVGPPGKPVGPLEAKAITRDSVQLDWKPPQDDGGSPITGYIIEKREAMRMTWSRADKTTDDQTTRTLKGLVTGDEFYFRVAAVNKQGTSEFLEMPSPVTIKSPFEPASPPQDLEVSEIRRDSVVVTWKHSKNDGGSPITNYIVEKRETWKTSWAHVDRVRGEMTTAEVIYLQEGTSYNIRIMAENVAGLSEPTELDEPVVPKSPYKVPTAPVGPLEVTEVYSQSVTIQWKAPEKDGGLSIKRYVIERREAKHQTWVKADCASGNDLLHN